The Aggregicoccus sp. 17bor-14 genome includes a region encoding these proteins:
- the rnc gene encoding ribonuclease III, translating to MGSGEKLSATERVQALEERLQLRFARPELGRAALTHKSYVNEHRDEGLTDNERLEFLGDAVIDLAVSHRLMERYPAANEGELTKRRALIVNEEGLARVARSLRLGELLLLGRGEQRTGGSDRASLLADAMEAVIAAVYLGGGLPEVLKLVDLHFADAFVELAEGRHGLDYKTLLQEEIHARLKISPRYGLVSESGPEHAKQFEVEVTIGANLYARATGRNKKEAEQAAARATLAMLRAAQQSPAHSAGEQAPAAPGVAPESAPVKGLGGVGPEE from the coding sequence GTGGGCTCGGGCGAAAAGCTGAGCGCCACCGAGCGCGTGCAGGCCCTGGAGGAGCGGCTGCAGCTGCGCTTCGCCAGGCCCGAGCTGGGGCGGGCGGCGCTCACCCACAAGAGCTACGTCAACGAGCACCGCGACGAGGGGCTCACCGACAACGAGCGGCTCGAGTTCCTCGGGGATGCGGTCATCGATCTCGCGGTGAGCCACCGGCTCATGGAGCGCTACCCCGCGGCGAACGAGGGCGAGCTGACCAAGCGCCGCGCCCTCATCGTCAACGAGGAGGGGCTCGCGCGGGTGGCCCGCAGCCTTCGGCTGGGGGAGCTGCTGCTGCTGGGCCGGGGCGAGCAGCGCACCGGCGGCAGCGACCGTGCCTCCCTGCTCGCGGACGCGATGGAGGCGGTCATCGCGGCGGTGTACCTGGGCGGAGGGCTCCCCGAGGTGCTGAAGCTCGTGGACCTGCACTTCGCGGACGCCTTCGTGGAGCTGGCCGAGGGCCGCCACGGGCTCGACTACAAGACGCTGCTGCAGGAGGAGATCCACGCGCGGCTGAAGATCAGCCCGCGCTACGGGCTGGTCTCCGAGTCCGGCCCCGAGCATGCGAAGCAGTTCGAGGTGGAGGTCACCATCGGCGCGAACCTCTACGCGCGCGCCACGGGGCGCAACAAGAAGGAGGCCGAGCAGGCGGCGGCCCGCGCCACGCTCGCCATGCTGCGCGCCGCGCAGCAGTCGCCCGCTCACAGCGCGGGCGAGCAGGCGCCGGCAGCGCCCGGTGTCGCCCCGGAATCGGCTCCCGTGAAAGGGCTTGGTGGGGTAGGTCCAGAGGAATAA
- a CDS encoding peptidylprolyl isomerase, whose product MSRPFSLSALLLAVLMLAAPAFAAGNKWTQRVAAGQDVWATVQTSQGDFTLRLFSKDAPKTVASFVGLATGQKEWTNPETGKPTKKPLYEGVTFHRVIPGFMIQGGDPTGTGAGSVGFNVPDEFHNGHTFDKPGMAAMANVGRPDTNSSQFFVTVAPTQYLNDRHTIFGEVVQGYDVVEKISKVPTSRGNRPEEPVVIRKVVLSDRAPGAKAPPAKAAPAKGKGASAAHKP is encoded by the coding sequence ATGTCCCGCCCGTTCTCCCTCTCCGCGCTGCTGCTCGCCGTCCTGATGCTCGCTGCCCCGGCCTTCGCCGCCGGCAACAAGTGGACCCAGCGCGTCGCGGCCGGCCAGGACGTGTGGGCCACGGTGCAGACGAGCCAGGGCGACTTCACCCTCCGCCTCTTCTCCAAGGACGCGCCGAAGACGGTGGCGAGCTTCGTGGGGCTGGCCACGGGGCAGAAGGAGTGGACGAACCCGGAGACCGGCAAGCCCACGAAGAAGCCCCTCTACGAGGGCGTCACCTTCCACCGCGTCATCCCGGGCTTCATGATCCAGGGCGGCGACCCCACCGGCACCGGCGCGGGCAGCGTGGGCTTCAACGTGCCGGACGAGTTCCACAACGGGCACACCTTCGACAAGCCGGGCATGGCGGCGATGGCGAACGTGGGCCGCCCGGACACGAACAGCTCGCAGTTCTTCGTCACCGTGGCGCCCACCCAGTACCTCAACGACCGCCACACCATCTTCGGCGAGGTCGTGCAGGGCTACGACGTGGTGGAGAAGATCTCCAAGGTCCCCACCTCGCGCGGCAACCGCCCCGAGGAGCCGGTGGTCATCCGCAAGGTGGTCCTGAGCGACCGGGCCCCGGGGGCCAAGGCGCCTCCCGCGAAGGCGGCTCCGGCCAAGGGCAAGGGCGCCTCCGCGGCCCACAAGCCCTGA
- the meaB gene encoding methylmalonyl Co-A mutase-associated GTPase MeaB: MRAASRLMRNIDDGAPGATGELQALFPRTGRAYVIGITGSPGAGKSTLTDRLIAHYRQAGKTVGVIAVDPTSPFTGGAILGDRIRMQDHATDPGVFIRSLATRGNLGGLSRATGDCIRVMDAMGRDVVIVETVGVGQDELDIAQMAHTTIVVVVPGMGDDIQAIKAGILEVADVFAVNKADLDGSDRTVRELRMMLELRHAVRAPPLDHDAYHRMVRAKAEGTQAPEPAAEAAAPEWEPPILKVVAARDQGVDKLVQAVEQHRAFLDSSGTRGLKERTRAAMQFVTLLRERLLRSALERLEREKGQLDEVAGRIASRQADPYALAEELAHQLAE; this comes from the coding sequence GTGCGGGCCGCCAGCCGGCTGATGCGCAACATCGACGACGGGGCGCCCGGCGCCACCGGCGAGCTGCAGGCCCTGTTCCCCAGGACGGGCCGCGCTTACGTCATCGGCATCACCGGCTCGCCCGGCGCGGGCAAGAGCACCCTGACCGACCGCCTCATCGCGCACTACCGGCAGGCGGGCAAGACGGTGGGGGTCATCGCGGTGGACCCGACGAGCCCCTTCACCGGCGGCGCCATCCTCGGAGACCGCATCCGCATGCAGGACCACGCCACCGACCCCGGCGTGTTCATCCGCTCGCTCGCCACCCGCGGCAACCTGGGCGGCCTCTCGCGCGCCACCGGCGACTGCATCCGCGTGATGGATGCGATGGGCCGCGACGTGGTCATCGTGGAGACGGTGGGCGTGGGCCAGGACGAGCTGGACATCGCCCAGATGGCGCACACCACCATCGTGGTGGTGGTGCCCGGCATGGGCGACGACATCCAGGCCATCAAGGCCGGCATCCTCGAGGTGGCGGACGTCTTCGCGGTGAACAAGGCGGACCTGGACGGCTCGGACCGCACCGTGCGCGAGCTGCGCATGATGCTCGAGCTGCGCCACGCCGTGCGCGCCCCACCCCTGGACCACGACGCGTACCACCGCATGGTGCGCGCGAAGGCCGAGGGCACGCAGGCGCCCGAGCCGGCCGCGGAAGCCGCCGCGCCCGAGTGGGAGCCGCCCATCCTCAAGGTGGTGGCCGCGCGCGACCAGGGCGTGGACAAGCTGGTGCAGGCGGTGGAGCAGCACCGGGCCTTCCTCGACAGCAGCGGCACGCGCGGGCTCAAGGAGCGCACGCGCGCGGCGATGCAGTTCGTCACGCTCTTGCGCGAGCGCCTGCTGCGCAGCGCGCTGGAGCGCCTCGAGCGCGAGAAGGGGCAGCTGGACGAGGTGGCCGGGCGCATCGCCTCGCGCCAGGCGGACCCCTACGCGCTCGCCGAGGAGCTGGCGCACCAGCTGGCGGAGTAG
- a CDS encoding acyl-CoA dehydrogenase family protein translates to MDFELPETHRALKASLRDFCERKVKPYARDWDRDEKFPMEVVKELGELGVLGMLVAEEFGGAALDCLAVAVAVEEIARYDGSLALTVASHNGLGTSHLRVFGNEALRKKYLPKLATGEYLGAWGLTEPGSGSDAAGMKTTAVRHGDTWVLNGAKMFITQGTVGDVFVVLALTDPSKKQKGITAFALEKGMKGFSQRAIHGKLGMRSSDTAELIMENVEVPDSQRVGEVGQGFIDTLKILDRGRITIGALSVGLARGALEESVQYSKDRTAFGQPISEFQGLRWMMADMKTELEAARLLVHRAARLCDAKQPYSREASMAKLFASEVATRAANKAVQIHGGYGYTREFPVERYLRDAKLCEIGEGTSEIQRSIIAREIFKG, encoded by the coding sequence ATGGACTTCGAACTGCCCGAGACTCACCGCGCCCTGAAGGCGTCGCTGCGCGACTTCTGCGAGCGCAAGGTCAAGCCGTACGCCCGCGACTGGGACCGCGACGAGAAGTTCCCGATGGAGGTCGTGAAGGAGCTGGGCGAGCTGGGCGTGCTCGGCATGCTGGTGGCCGAGGAGTTCGGCGGCGCGGCGCTGGACTGCCTGGCGGTGGCCGTGGCGGTCGAGGAGATCGCCCGCTACGACGGCTCGCTCGCGCTCACCGTGGCGAGCCACAACGGCCTGGGCACCAGCCACCTGCGCGTGTTCGGCAACGAGGCGCTGCGCAAGAAGTACCTGCCCAAGCTCGCCACCGGCGAGTACCTGGGCGCGTGGGGCCTCACCGAGCCGGGAAGCGGCTCGGACGCGGCCGGCATGAAGACCACCGCGGTGCGCCACGGCGACACCTGGGTGCTCAACGGCGCCAAGATGTTCATCACCCAGGGCACCGTGGGTGACGTGTTCGTGGTGCTCGCGCTCACCGACCCCTCCAAGAAGCAGAAGGGCATCACCGCCTTCGCGCTGGAGAAGGGGATGAAGGGCTTCAGCCAGCGCGCCATCCACGGCAAGCTCGGCATGCGCTCCTCGGACACCGCCGAGCTCATCATGGAGAACGTGGAGGTGCCGGACTCGCAGCGCGTGGGCGAGGTGGGCCAGGGCTTCATCGACACCCTGAAGATCCTCGACCGCGGCCGCATCACCATCGGCGCGCTCAGCGTGGGGCTCGCGCGCGGGGCGCTCGAGGAGTCGGTGCAGTACTCCAAGGATCGCACCGCCTTCGGCCAGCCCATCTCCGAGTTCCAGGGCCTGCGCTGGATGATGGCGGACATGAAGACCGAGCTGGAGGCGGCGCGCCTGCTCGTGCACCGCGCGGCGCGCCTGTGCGACGCGAAGCAGCCCTACAGCCGCGAGGCCTCCATGGCGAAGCTCTTCGCCTCCGAGGTGGCCACCCGCGCGGCGAACAAGGCGGTGCAGATCCACGGCGGCTACGGCTACACCCGCGAGTTCCCCGTGGAGCGCTACCTGCGCGACGCGAAGCTGTGCGAGATCGGCGAGGGCACCAGCGAGATCCAGCGCAGCATCATTGCGCGCGAGATCTTCAAGGGCTAG
- a CDS encoding enoyl-CoA hydratase-related protein, whose product MPEFKIDARGPIEIWTIDGEGRRNAISRAMLQELASLVERVSASRDTRAVILTGAGDKAFCAGADLKERSTMSEPEVRAFLDQLRRTLRAIEKSDCIFIAALNGTAFGGGTELSLACDLRVAAPAAELGLTEVKLGIIPGGGGTQRLARLIGPGRAKDLILTGRRLNAAEAFSIGLVNRLAPEGRLLDAAYSLAEAIVENAPVAVSTAKHAIDEGVAMELDQALALELQKYEAVLKTEDRLEGLRAFAEKRPPVFKGR is encoded by the coding sequence ATGCCGGAGTTCAAGATCGACGCGCGCGGTCCCATCGAGATCTGGACCATCGACGGGGAGGGGCGCCGCAACGCCATCAGCCGCGCGATGCTGCAGGAGCTCGCCAGCCTGGTCGAGCGGGTCTCGGCCTCGCGCGACACCCGGGCGGTCATCCTCACGGGGGCGGGGGACAAGGCCTTCTGCGCGGGCGCGGACCTCAAGGAGCGCAGCACCATGAGCGAGCCCGAGGTGCGCGCCTTCCTCGATCAGCTGCGCCGCACGCTGCGCGCCATCGAGAAGAGCGACTGCATCTTCATCGCTGCGCTCAACGGCACGGCCTTCGGCGGCGGCACGGAGCTCTCGCTCGCCTGCGACCTGCGCGTGGCCGCGCCCGCCGCGGAGCTGGGCCTCACCGAGGTGAAGCTCGGCATCATCCCCGGCGGCGGCGGCACCCAGCGGCTCGCGCGGCTCATCGGGCCGGGCCGCGCGAAGGATCTCATCCTCACCGGCCGCCGCCTCAACGCCGCCGAGGCCTTCAGCATCGGGCTGGTGAACCGGCTCGCCCCCGAGGGGCGCCTGCTGGACGCCGCGTACTCGCTCGCCGAGGCGATCGTGGAGAACGCGCCCGTGGCGGTGTCCACCGCGAAGCACGCCATCGACGAGGGCGTGGCGATGGAGCTCGACCAGGCGCTCGCCCTGGAGTTGCAGAAGTACGAGGCCGTGCTCAAGACGGAGGACCGGCTCGAGGGGCTGCGCGCCTTCGCCGAGAAGCGGCCGCCCGTGTTCAAGGGCCGCTAG
- the era gene encoding GTPase Era — translation MPSKTHRSGFAALIGRPNVGKSTLLNQLTGEKIAIVSPKPQTTRNRILGVVTRPEGQVAFIDTPGIHEAKGELNRYMVEAALAAVDDVDLVLFLIEPPGGDAPSVSPGNRTILERLQAAKKPTFLVINKIDQIAKPALLPLIDLYRKEFPFAEVVPVSAREGDGVDNLFQTVLGHLPEGDRLFDEEMLTDQAERAIVAEYIREQVLRHCRQEIPYSAAVVIEEFDETEREPIKPQAPGRLAGLVRIMAVLVVERESQKAIVIGKGGTMLKTIGTDARKAIERLLGTHVYLSLRVKVEERWSERPEGLKKLGYE, via the coding sequence ATGCCTTCCAAGACACATCGCAGCGGTTTTGCCGCGTTGATCGGCCGTCCCAACGTAGGCAAGAGCACGCTGCTCAATCAGCTGACCGGCGAGAAGATCGCCATCGTCTCGCCCAAGCCGCAGACGACCCGCAACCGCATCCTCGGCGTGGTCACGCGCCCCGAGGGGCAGGTCGCCTTCATCGACACCCCCGGCATCCACGAGGCCAAGGGCGAGCTCAACCGGTACATGGTCGAGGCGGCGCTCGCGGCCGTGGACGACGTGGACCTGGTGCTCTTCCTCATCGAGCCGCCGGGCGGAGACGCCCCCTCGGTGAGCCCCGGCAACCGCACCATCCTGGAGCGGCTGCAGGCGGCGAAGAAGCCCACCTTCCTGGTCATCAACAAGATCGACCAGATCGCGAAGCCTGCGCTGCTGCCGCTCATCGACCTGTACCGCAAGGAGTTCCCCTTCGCGGAGGTGGTGCCGGTGAGCGCGCGCGAGGGCGACGGCGTGGACAACCTGTTCCAGACCGTGCTCGGGCACCTGCCGGAGGGAGACCGCCTCTTCGACGAGGAGATGCTCACCGACCAGGCCGAGCGCGCCATCGTGGCGGAGTACATCCGCGAGCAGGTGCTGCGCCACTGCCGCCAGGAGATCCCGTACTCGGCGGCCGTGGTCATCGAGGAGTTCGACGAGACCGAGCGCGAGCCGATCAAGCCGCAGGCGCCGGGACGGCTCGCGGGCCTGGTGCGGATCATGGCCGTGCTGGTGGTGGAGCGCGAGAGCCAGAAGGCGATCGTCATCGGCAAGGGCGGCACGATGCTCAAGACCATCGGCACGGACGCGCGCAAGGCGATCGAGCGGCTGCTGGGCACCCACGTGTACCTCTCCCTTCGCGTGAAGGTGGAGGAGCGCTGGAGCGAGCGGCCCGAGGGCCTGAAGAAGCTGGGGTACGAATGA
- a CDS encoding peptidylprolyl isomerase, which produces MMDEARAGKDLYATFDTTEGTIVVKLFTKDAPKTVENFVGLATGEKPWTHPATNEKQNGTPLYDGTIFHRCIGDFMVQGGDPLGRGTGGPGFRFEDEFQSGRKFDKKGLLAMANAGPGTNGSQFFITVIPTPWLNNKHTIFGEVIKGQEVVDRVANEIPKGAGDRPKTDVKIKKLSISTSA; this is translated from the coding sequence ATGATGGACGAGGCACGCGCCGGCAAGGACCTGTACGCCACCTTCGACACCACCGAGGGCACCATCGTGGTGAAGCTGTTCACGAAGGACGCCCCCAAGACGGTGGAAAACTTCGTGGGCTTGGCCACGGGCGAGAAGCCCTGGACCCACCCGGCCACCAACGAGAAGCAGAACGGCACGCCGCTCTACGACGGCACGATCTTCCACCGCTGCATCGGGGACTTCATGGTGCAGGGCGGCGACCCGCTGGGCCGCGGCACCGGCGGCCCCGGCTTCCGCTTCGAGGACGAGTTCCAGAGCGGCCGCAAGTTCGACAAGAAGGGCCTGCTCGCCATGGCCAACGCCGGCCCGGGCACCAACGGCTCCCAGTTCTTCATCACCGTGATTCCGACCCCTTGGCTCAACAACAAGCACACCATCTTCGGTGAGGTCATCAAGGGCCAGGAGGTGGTAGACAGGGTGGCGAACGAGATCCCCAAGGGGGCCGGTGACCGCCCCAAGACGGACGTGAAGATCAAGAAGCTCTCCATCAGCACCTCCGCCTAG
- a CDS encoding TIM44-like domain-containing protein: protein MRTPTLPRRGGRRPLAALPTLLSLLVLLLVPCVALARAGGGEHYRGHGPSGGGGDGDFGFILWMLLDLTLHYPQLMLPVLGLAVVGYVVYQRRLSPRGSTQRAFQQREAELRTQVSSRDVQGWVNALQLKDPGFELLPLLDRTRGLFVRLQEAWFRRDLTALRPFLSDATYQRLGVQLQLLSAQGVRDAMADVQVLEVQIIGLNQSRWFDSVQLRVRAQMRDTDVPAGMSDEAALAAARRVAPEPFVEVWTFVRRPGALTRIGQDLYQGKCPNCGAPFRGGASNACEYCSAIVNSGNYDWTLSEITQGSEHVRHHTTVDGLLDARQADPALNLEMLEDRTSLVFWRWVEAQSRRDPTRLAKLAHADALAALSAELEALRRQGRRKVFLECAVGAVLTRALEVHAGDWDRAHVEVRWSARMGVGPEGERPPQLPTVPQRWMFTLLRRHGALTPTEHGLSTDRCPQCHAPLTDSAAPSCDYCSTPLGSGERDWVLHSALPFEAWDAREAARVRAPRSGAPPAAPTDAPMDAQERQRLLYMMAALAAADGEVDARERRLLRTCAERWSVPWVNVERALSAGPALFDRLIPTASAEAEVFLRHIVQMALVDGRVDRQERRMLEAAAQLLGIPERLGPLLAGR, encoded by the coding sequence ATGCGCACCCCCACCCTCCCGCGCCGGGGCGGGCGCAGGCCCCTGGCCGCGCTGCCCACGCTGCTGTCCCTTCTCGTGCTGCTGCTGGTGCCCTGCGTGGCGCTCGCCCGCGCCGGTGGCGGCGAGCACTACCGCGGCCACGGCCCGAGTGGCGGCGGGGGCGACGGCGACTTCGGCTTCATCCTCTGGATGCTGCTGGATCTCACCCTGCACTACCCGCAGCTGATGCTGCCGGTGCTGGGGCTCGCGGTGGTGGGCTACGTCGTGTACCAGCGCCGGCTCAGCCCCCGGGGCAGCACCCAGCGCGCCTTCCAGCAGCGCGAGGCCGAGCTGCGCACGCAGGTCTCCTCGCGGGACGTGCAGGGCTGGGTGAACGCGCTGCAGCTCAAGGACCCGGGCTTCGAGCTGCTCCCGCTGCTCGACCGCACGAGGGGCCTCTTCGTGCGGCTGCAGGAGGCGTGGTTCCGCCGCGACCTGACCGCCCTGCGCCCCTTCCTCTCGGACGCGACCTACCAGCGCCTGGGGGTGCAGCTGCAGCTGCTCTCGGCGCAGGGCGTGCGCGACGCCATGGCGGACGTGCAGGTGCTCGAGGTGCAGATCATCGGGCTGAACCAGAGCCGCTGGTTCGACAGCGTGCAGCTGCGGGTGCGCGCCCAGATGCGGGACACGGACGTGCCGGCGGGCATGAGCGACGAGGCGGCGCTCGCGGCCGCGCGCCGCGTGGCCCCCGAGCCCTTCGTCGAGGTGTGGACCTTCGTGCGCCGCCCGGGCGCGCTCACGCGCATCGGGCAGGACCTGTACCAGGGCAAGTGCCCGAACTGCGGCGCGCCGTTCCGGGGCGGCGCGAGCAACGCCTGCGAGTATTGCAGCGCCATCGTGAACAGCGGCAACTACGACTGGACGCTCTCGGAGATCACCCAGGGCAGCGAGCACGTGCGCCACCACACCACCGTGGACGGCCTGCTCGACGCCCGCCAGGCGGACCCGGCGCTCAACCTCGAGATGCTCGAGGACCGCACCTCGCTCGTGTTCTGGCGCTGGGTGGAGGCGCAGAGCCGAAGGGATCCCACCCGCCTCGCGAAGCTCGCCCACGCGGACGCGCTCGCGGCGCTCTCCGCCGAGCTCGAGGCGCTGCGGCGCCAGGGCCGGCGCAAGGTCTTCCTCGAGTGCGCAGTGGGCGCGGTGCTCACGCGCGCGCTCGAGGTGCACGCGGGGGACTGGGACCGGGCCCACGTGGAGGTGCGCTGGAGCGCGCGCATGGGCGTGGGCCCCGAGGGCGAGCGCCCGCCGCAGCTTCCCACCGTGCCCCAGCGCTGGATGTTCACCCTGCTGCGCCGCCACGGCGCGCTCACCCCCACCGAGCACGGCCTCTCCACCGACCGCTGCCCGCAGTGCCACGCACCGCTCACCGACAGCGCCGCCCCCAGCTGCGACTACTGCAGCACGCCCCTGGGCAGCGGCGAGCGCGACTGGGTGCTGCACAGCGCCCTGCCCTTCGAGGCCTGGGATGCGCGCGAGGCGGCGCGCGTGCGGGCGCCCCGCAGCGGCGCCCCACCGGCCGCGCCGACGGATGCCCCGATGGACGCCCAGGAGCGCCAGCGGCTGCTCTACATGATGGCGGCGCTCGCGGCGGCGGACGGCGAGGTGGACGCCCGGGAGCGCCGGCTCCTGCGCACCTGCGCCGAGCGCTGGAGCGTGCCGTGGGTGAACGTGGAGCGGGCGCTGAGCGCCGGTCCCGCGCTCTTCGACCGGCTCATCCCCACCGCCTCCGCCGAGGCGGAGGTGTTCCTGCGCCACATCGTGCAGATGGCGCTGGTGGACGGGCGCGTGGACCGTCAGGAGCGCCGCATGCTCGAGGCGGCGGCGCAGCTGCTGGGCATCCCCGAGCGGCTCGGGCCGCTGCTCGCGGGGCGCTGA
- a CDS encoding acyl-CoA carboxylase subunit beta produces MSLDQNLLQKIAQVEKGGAQKYHAKNAEAGKLFARERIRLLVDEGSFVEDAKLANNMDPELPSDGVVIGVGKVDGRTVAIMANDSTVKAGSWGARTVEKILRIQETAKGLRCPLLYLVDSAGARITDQVEMFPGRRGAGRIFYNEVHLSGEVPQICLLFGPSAAGGAYIPAFCDLVIMVDGNASMYLGSPRMAEMVIGEKVTLEEMGGAKMHCSVSGCGDVLVKSEPEAIAAAKKYLSYFPENFRQLPPTVEPKAPKASGKRVDEIIPGDQNKPFDMHALIAELIDEGSWFEVKKLFAQELITGLARIGGRPVGIVANQPKYKGGVLFVDSADKAARFIWLCDAFNIPLLYLADVPGFMIGTKVERAGIIRAGAKMIFAVSEASVPRICVVVRKAYGAGLYAMSGPGFAPEATLALPQAMIAVMGPEAAVNAVYFNKIQEKPEAERAAYVQQLRDEYRADVDIYKLAGELVIDEIVPGDSLRAELDKRYALYSRRFEPRAEKKHGVLPV; encoded by the coding sequence ATGTCTCTCGACCAGAACCTGCTCCAGAAGATCGCCCAAGTCGAAAAGGGCGGCGCCCAGAAGTACCACGCCAAGAACGCCGAGGCGGGCAAGCTGTTCGCCCGCGAGCGCATCCGCCTGCTGGTGGACGAGGGCTCCTTCGTGGAGGACGCGAAGCTCGCCAACAACATGGACCCGGAGCTGCCCTCCGACGGCGTCGTGATCGGCGTGGGCAAGGTGGACGGCCGCACCGTGGCCATCATGGCCAACGACTCCACGGTGAAGGCCGGCAGCTGGGGCGCGCGCACGGTGGAGAAGATCCTGCGCATCCAGGAGACGGCGAAGGGGCTGCGCTGCCCGCTGCTGTACCTGGTGGACTCCGCAGGCGCGCGCATCACGGACCAGGTGGAGATGTTCCCCGGCCGCCGCGGCGCGGGCCGCATCTTCTACAACGAGGTGCACCTGTCGGGTGAGGTGCCGCAGATCTGCCTCCTCTTCGGGCCCTCCGCCGCTGGCGGCGCCTACATCCCGGCCTTCTGCGACCTGGTGATCATGGTGGACGGCAATGCCTCCATGTACCTGGGCAGCCCGCGCATGGCCGAGATGGTGATCGGCGAGAAGGTGACGCTCGAGGAGATGGGCGGCGCGAAGATGCACTGCTCCGTCTCGGGCTGCGGCGACGTGCTGGTGAAGAGCGAGCCGGAGGCCATTGCCGCCGCGAAGAAGTACCTCTCCTACTTCCCGGAGAACTTCCGCCAGCTGCCCCCCACCGTGGAGCCCAAGGCCCCCAAGGCCAGCGGCAAGCGGGTGGACGAGATCATCCCGGGCGACCAGAACAAGCCCTTCGACATGCACGCCCTCATCGCGGAGCTCATCGACGAGGGGAGCTGGTTCGAGGTGAAGAAGCTCTTCGCCCAGGAGCTGATCACGGGCCTCGCGCGCATCGGCGGGCGCCCGGTGGGCATCGTGGCGAACCAGCCCAAGTACAAGGGCGGCGTGCTCTTCGTGGACTCGGCGGACAAGGCCGCGCGCTTCATCTGGCTGTGCGACGCCTTCAACATCCCGCTGCTGTACCTCGCGGACGTGCCGGGCTTCATGATCGGCACGAAGGTGGAGCGCGCGGGCATCATCCGCGCCGGCGCGAAGATGATCTTCGCGGTCTCCGAGGCGAGCGTGCCGCGCATCTGCGTGGTGGTGCGCAAGGCCTACGGCGCCGGCCTCTACGCCATGAGCGGCCCGGGCTTCGCCCCCGAGGCCACGCTGGCGCTGCCCCAGGCGATGATCGCCGTGATGGGCCCCGAGGCGGCGGTGAACGCCGTGTACTTCAACAAGATCCAGGAGAAGCCCGAGGCCGAGCGCGCTGCCTACGTGCAGCAGCTGCGCGACGAGTACCGGGCGGACGTGGACATCTACAAGCTCGCCGGCGAGCTCGTCATCGACGAGATCGTCCCCGGAGACAGCCTGCGCGCCGAGCTGGACAAGCGTTATGCCCTGTACAGCCGGCGCTTCGAGCCGCGCGCGGAGAAGAAGCACGGCGTGCTGCCGGTCTGA
- a CDS encoding YtxH domain-containing protein, protein MFAKKAKWKTKGLLYKNWLENKLTDDLPRYSKEKWDDFDADDVLNLIGLAKHKPVSTGLGVTGAFLLGAAAGSIVALLLAPKPGSDLRTDVREKAMNYLDKAKNTRSETQASA, encoded by the coding sequence ATGTTCGCGAAGAAGGCGAAGTGGAAGACCAAGGGCCTGCTCTACAAGAACTGGCTCGAGAACAAGCTGACGGACGACCTGCCCCGCTACTCCAAGGAGAAGTGGGACGACTTCGACGCCGACGACGTCCTGAACCTCATCGGGCTCGCCAAGCACAAGCCGGTCTCCACCGGCCTGGGCGTGACGGGGGCCTTCCTCCTGGGCGCCGCCGCCGGCAGCATCGTGGCCCTGCTGCTCGCGCCGAAGCCCGGCTCGGACCTGCGCACCGACGTGCGCGAGAAGGCCATGAACTACCTGGACAAGGCCAAGAACACCCGCAGCGAGACCCAGGCCAGCGCCTAG